The genomic segment AAGATCCACTAAATCAccattttttcttttgagaagctttcgcaagatgtcaagctatcaaaatcacattctactcatcaatacgagaataatgatactcatattgcactattgtgctttgggtccaaaaataatCCAAAACCCTATGTGGGTTCCATTTATggaattatatatttgaaattaacCCAATATTTTCTCATGCTCAAGGAGTCATTACCCTCAAGAATGAGTGAAATTcgagctaatttggggctaaaatcaagcctccaagGTTTTGGATTCttaaataagaaatgagaaaatccactatgaaaaaaagtgaaatctAACCACAAATCAGAAGCTGATTGTGAAAATAAATGCTAGCCAAGATCCtaaatcacccacaagcttcaatttcaagttatctTACTCCTTAGGTGTAACGACTCGAAATCTCCTTTCGGGACGTCACATGGTACTTAAGGCAaaaagtagccccaagctaaccctttgagcctgtcactacataaaataactcatttcgagatgaaataaacaaaacactggcactgtcgtatcaaatgatagaaaatacgAAGAAAACACTTGGTCCAAAcgaccataatactggaaatctcaacttactaacaatctgataaataggctgacaaagcctctacaactCAAGTCTATTAGAGAgctattgggacaggtccccaactgactcaaactgaactgaaagcaataatatgtctactaacaatattgaaatatctgaagataggccctcgaaccatgaggactcgcCACTATAGAGATGTAGActaaggtactcgaaaatcactgacgaggctgggactgagcaccagCCAGGAGAATTTCTAGGAAAGACAAAGAGTTCTTCTTAGTTATATTGTGAATCTTTTAGATAAACCTCTTAAAGAATTAGAAGGCCTAGTATACTGTGATGTGTGATTTGATCGAAATTCTGATTTTACAGACTCGGAAGGAAAAACTGTCATCCTAGTCAATCCAATTAGGATGCCCTGGACCTGATATGTCACTTGGAAAAAGTAACATGAAGCTCAGAATTAGGTGTAGTCAATACTCCCAAATAAAAAGGGAATTGATCTATGGTCGATTTCGtaacaaatcaaataaagagGAATTTCTATTTGTACCTCGTAAAAAaagcttttttattttatggAATGAAACATTTCCTTTCTTTTCGTGGAAAGAAATCATGTTCAAGTAAGAAAATATGTCATGGTTCCAGGAGTCTATCTATCACGTATAGACTTTAAGGGCATGGTGGCCTAACCATCAAGGTGAAGTCGAGACCTAAAAGATTGAATAGAATAATATATAGACAAGTAAATCCCTTATGGGTTCCAAGGTAttcctttaatttaattattaagagTTAAGGGATTTATCATTCAAAGAGAAGTAGACTACtcaaaaaatttctattttatttgttgaaattgaatttgaataaagaATTAATAGAAGACGGAATCACTGAAATCTTGTTTCGTCTTTACTAGGAACTTGAGTAAGGAGTAGACACTTTTATATTAGGATTTTCTagagttttaaaatgaaaattCCTTTCCTTATTTGGTGTACCTACTTGATCCGGATGAAAGAAAACTTTCACGTCTGATTTTGAAGGGGGGGAGATCCTATAAAATCCTATCCCAATTTTTCTTTTGCTAGGCCTATAACTAAAAAGCCCACTTTCTTATGATTACGAGGTTTATTCAAATATGAAATCCAATCTTGGAAATACAACATCCTACTTTTTTTTACTACCCAGGGTTTCGATACATTTTGCAATCGAGAAATCTCTACTGGTGAAGGTGCTATTCAAGAACAATTAACCGATCCAGATTTATGAATTATTATAGAGAATTCATTGGTAGAATGGGAAGAATAGGGGGAAGAAGGGCAGGCAGGGAATGAATGGGAagataaaaaagtagaaagaagAAAGGACTTTTTGGTTAGACGCCTGGAATTGGCTAAGCATTTTATTCAAGCAAATATAGAGCCAGAATGAATGGTTTTGTGTCTATTACCAGTTTTTCTTCCTTAGTTGAGACTGATCATTTGGATAGATGGGGGTAAACTAATGAGCTCAGATATTAATAAACTCTATAGAAGAGTTATCTATCGAAACAATACCCTTACCGATCTATTAACAACAAATAGATCTACGCCAGGAGAGTTAGTAATGTGTGAGGAGAAATTAGTACAAGAAGCTGTGGATACACTTCTTGATAATGGAATCCAAGGACAACCAATGAGGGATGGTCATAATAAAGTTTACAAGTCATTTTCTGATGTAATTGAAGGCAAAGAAGGAAGATTTTGTGAGACTCTGCTTGGCAAACGAGTTGATTATTTAGGTCATTATGTCATTGTCGCGGGTCCTTCACTTTCATTACATCAATGTGGATTGCCTCGTGAAATAGCAATAGAAATTTTCCAGACATTTGTAATTCATGGTCTAATTAGACAACATCTTGGTTCGAACATAGGAGTTTCTAagagtaaaatttgagaaaaagagtCGATTGTATGGGAAATCCTTCCAGAAGTTATGCAGGGACATCCTGTATTACTGAATAGAGCACCCACTCTGCATAGATTAGGCATACATGCATTCCAGTTTGTTTTAGTGGAGGGGCACGCTATTTGCTTACATCCATTAGTTTGCAAGAGATTCAATGTCAATTTTGATGGAGTTCAAATGGCTGTTCATGTACCTTTATCCTTGGTCGCTCAAGTAGAGGCCCGTTTACTTATGTTTTCTCATATGAATCTTTTGTCTCCGGCTATTAGGGATTCCATTTCCGTACCAACACAAGATATGATTATTGAACTCTATGTATTAATGAGTGGAAATCATCGAGGTATTTGTGTAAATAGATATAATCCATGTAATCgcaaaaactatcaaaataaaaaaaggtgacAATAGTTACTATAAGTATACGAAAGAACCCTTTTTTTTGAATTCCTATGATGCAATTGAGGCTTAATGGCAGAAATGAATCAATTTAGATAGTCTTTTGTGGCTCCATTGGCGACTAGATCAATGCGTTATTGCTTCAAGAGAAACTCCCATCGAAGTTCACTATGAATCTTTAGGTACTTTTTATGAGATTTATGGACACTATCTAATAGTAAGAAGTCTAAAAAAACAAATCCTTTTTATATACATTCGAACCACTGTTGGTCATATTGCTCTTTATCgagaaatcaaaaaagctataCAGGGGTTTTCTCGAGCCTATTCATATGGTACCTAACGTAATTCTATGATACCGTGGGACTTCGGGGCTTTCCAGTTCAGTTaggtacatagttctggaatttaTATGCGAATTAAGATTGATAAAAAATAGTTTTACAATCACCGACTCAAACCTATTGATGTATCCCACTCAGCAGAATATGGAGGTATTTATGGCAGAACAGGCCAATCTGGTCTTTCACAATAAAGCGATAGATGAAACTGCCATGAAATAACTTATTAGTAGATTAATAGAGCACTTCAGAATGGCATATACATCACATATCCTGGATCAAGTAAAAACTCTGGGGTTCCAACAAGCTACTACTACATCTATTTCATTAGGTATTGATGACCTTTTAACAATACCTTCTAAGGGATGGCTCGTTCAAGATGCTGAACAACAAAGTTTGATTTTAGAAAAACACCATCATTATGGGAATGTACACATGGTAGAAAAATTAAGTCAATCCATTGAAATATGGTATGCTACAAGTGAATATTTGCGACAAGAAATAAATCCAAATTTTAGGATGATTGATCCTTTTTATCCAGTTCATATAATGTCTTTCCGGAGCTAGAGGAAATGCATCTTAGGTACATCAATTAGTAGGTATGAGAGGATTAATGTCGGATCCTCAAGGACAAATGATTGATTTACCTATTCAAAGCAATTTGCGTGAAAGACTCTCTTTAACAAAATACATTATTTCTTGCTACGGAGCCTGTAAAGGAGTTGTGGATACTGCTGTACGAACATCAGACGCTGGAACTCGTAGACTTGTTGAAGTAGTTCAACATATTTTTTTCTGTCAAATGGATTGTGGCATCACCCGGGGTATTTCTGTAAGTCCTCAGAATGGGATGATACTAAAAAGGATTTTTAGTCAAACATTAATTGGTCGTGTATTAGCAGATGATATATACATGGATTTGCGATATATTTCCACTAGAAATGAAGACATTGGCATTGGACTTGTAAATCGATTCATAACCTTTTGGGCACAACCAATCTCTATTCGAACTCCTTTTACTTGTAGGAGTACATCTTGGATTTGTCGATTATGTTATGGTCGGAGTCCTACTCATGGCGACATGGTTGAGTTGGGGAAAGCTGTAGGTATTATTGCAGGTCAATCGATTGGAGAGCCGGGTACTCAATTAATATTAAGAACTTTTCATACCAGAGGAATATTCACGGGGGTAACTATAGAATATGTGTGGGTCCCATCTAATGgaaacataaaattcaataagGATTTGGTTCATCCGAcacatacacatcatgggaatCCCATCTTTCTATGTTTTATAGACTTGTATGTAACTATTGAAAGTGAAGATATTCTACATAATGTGAATATTCCACCCAAAAGTTTGCTTTTAGTTCAAAATGATCAATATGTAGAATCAGAACAAGTAATTATTGAGATTCGTGCAGGAATATCCACTTTGAATTTTAaagaaaaggttcaaaaatatatttattctgATTCAGATGGAGAAATGCAATGGAGTACCGATGTTTATCATGTACCCGAATTTACATACGGTAATGTTCATCTATTACCAAAAACAAGTCNNNNNNNNNNNNNNNNNNNNNNNNNNNNNNNNNNNNNNNNNNNNNNNNNNNNNNNNNNNNNNNNNNNNNNNNNNNNNNNNNNNNNNNNNNNNNNNNNNNNNNNNNNNNNNNNNNNNNNNNNNNNNNNNNNNNNNNNNNNNNNNNNNNNNNNNNNNNNNNNNNNNNNNNNNNNNNNNNNNNNNNNNNNNNNNNNNNNNNNNNNNNNNNNNNNNNNNNNNNNNNNNNNNNNNNNNNNNNNNNNNNNNNNNNNNNNNNNNNNNNNNNNNNNNNNNNNNNNNNNNNNNNNNNNNNNNNNNNNNNNNNNNNNNNNNNNNNNNNNNNNNNNNNNNNNNNNNNNNNNNNNNNNNNNNNNNNNNNNNNNNNNNNNNNNNNNNNNNNNNNNNNNNNNNNNNNNNNNNNNNNNNNNNNNNNNNNNNNNNNNNNNNNNNNNNNNNNNNNNNNNNNNNNNNNNNNNNNNNNNNNNNNNNNNNNNNNNNNNNNNNNNNNNNNNNNNNNNNNNNNNNNNNNNNNNNNNNNNNNNNNNNNNNNNNNNNNNNNNNNNNNNNNNNNNNNNNNNNNNNNNNNNNNNNNNNNNNNNNNNNNNNNNNNNNNNNNNNNNNNNNNNNNNNNNNNNNNNNNNNNNNNNNNNNNNNNNNNNNNNNNNNNNNNNNNNNNNNNNNNNNNNNNNNNNNNNNNNNNNNNNNNNNNNNNNNNNNNNNNNNNNNNNNNNNNNNNNNNNNNNNNNNNNNNNNNNNNNNNNNNNNNNNNNNNNNNNNNNNNNNNNNNNNNNNNNNNNNNNNNNNNNNNNNNNNNNNNNNNNNNNNNNNNNNNNNNNNNNNNNNNNNNNNNNNNNNNNNNNNNNNNNNNNNNNNNNNNNNNNNNNNNNNNNNNNNNNNNNNNNNNNNNNNNNNNNNNNNNNNNNNNNNNNNNNNNNNNNNNNNNNNNNNNNNNNNNNNNNNNNNNNNNNNNNNNNNNNNNNNNNNNNNNNNNNNNNNNNNNNNNNNNNNNNNNNNNNNNNNNNNNNNNNNNNNNNNNNNNNNNNNNNNNNNNNNNNNNNNNNNNNNNNNNNNNNNNNNNNNNNNNNNNNNNNNNNNNNNNNNNNNNNNNNNNNNNNNNNNNNNNNNNNNNNNNNNNNNNNNNNNNNNNNNNNNNNNNNNNNNNNNNNNNNNNNNNNNNNNNNNNNNNNNNNNNNNNNNNNNNNNNNNNNNNNNNNNNNNNNNNNNNNNNNNNNNNNNNNNNNNNNNNNNNNNNNNNNNNNNNNNNNNNNNNNNNNNNNNNNNNNNNNNNNNNNNNNNNNNNNNNNNNNNNNNNNNNNNNNNNNNNNNNNNNNNNNNNNNNNNNNNNNNNNNNNNNNNNNNNNNNNNNNNNNNNNNNNNNNNNNNNNNNNNNNNNNNNNNNNNNNNNNNNNNNNNNNNNNNNNNNNNNNNNNNNNNNNNNNNNNNNNNNNNNNNNNNNNNNNNNNNNNNNNNNNNNNNNNNNNNNNNNNNNNNNNNNNNNNNNNNNNNNNNNNNNNNNNNNNNNNNNNNNNNNNNNNNNNNNNNNNNNNNNNNNNNNNNNNNNNNNNNNNNNNNNNNNNNNNNNNNNNNNNNNNNNNNNNNNNNNNNNNNNNNNNNNNNNNNNNNNNNNNNNNNNNNNNNNNNNNNNNNNNNNNNNNNNNNNNNNNNNNNNNNNNNNNNNNNNNNNNNNNNNNNNNNNNNNNNNNNNNNNNNNNNNNNNNNNNNNNNNNNNNNNNNNNNNNNNNNNNNNNNNNNNNNNNNNNNNNNNNNNNNNNNNNNNNNNNNNNNNNNNNNNNNNNNNNNNNNNNNNNNNNNNNNNNNNNNNNNNNNNNNNNNNNNNNNNNNNNNNNNNNNNNNNNNNNNNNNNNNNNNNNNNNNNNNNNNNNNNNNNNNNNNNNNNNNNNNNNNNNNNNNNNNNNNNNNNNNNNNNNNNNNNNNNNNNNNNNNNNNNNNNNNNNNNNNNNNNNNNNNNNNNNNNNNNNNNNNNNNNNNNNNNNNNNNNNNNNNNNNNNNNNNNNNNNNNNNNNNNNNNNNNNNNNNNNNNNNNNNNNNNNNNNNNNNNNNNNNNNNNNNNNNNNNNNNNNNNNNNNNNNNNNNNNNNNNNNNNNNNNNNNNNNNNNNNNNNNNNNNNNNNNNNNNNNNNNNNNNNNNNNNNNNNNNNNNNNNNNNNNNNNNNNNNNNNNNNNNNNNNNNNNNNNNNNNNNNNNNNNNNNNNNNNNNNNNNNNNNNNNNNNNNNNNNNNNNNNNNNNNNNNNNNNNNNNNNNNNNNNNNNNNNNNNNNNNNNNNNNNNNNNNNNNNNNNNNNNNNNNNNNNNNNNNNNNNNNNNNNNNNNNNNNNNNNNNNNNNNNNNNNNNNNNNNNNNNNNNNNNNNNNNNNNNNNNNNNNNNNNNNNNNNNNNNNNNNNNNNNNNNNNNNNNNNNNNNNNNNNNNNNNNNNNNNNNNNNNNNNNNNNNNNNNNNNNNNNNNNNNNNNNNNNNNNNNNNNNNNNNNNNNNNNNNNNNNNNNNNNNNNNNNNNNNNNNNNNNNNNNNNNNNNNNNNNNNNNNNNNNNNNNNNNNNNNNNNNNNNNNNNNNNNNNNNNNNNNNNNNNNNNNNNNNNNNNNNNNNNNNNNNNNNNNNNNNNNNNNNNNNNNNNNNNNNNNNNNNNNNNNNNNNNNNNNNNNNNNNNNNNNNNNNNNNNNNNNNNNNNNNNNNNNNNNNNNNNNNNNNNNNNNNNNNNNNNNNNNNNNNNNNNNNNNNNNNNNNNNNNNNNNNNNNNNNNNNNNNNNNNNNNNNNNNNNNNNNNNNNNNNNNNNNNNNNNNNNNNNNNNNNNNNNNNNNNNNNNNNNNNNNNNNNNNNNNNNNNNNNNNNNNNNNNNNNNNNNNNNNNNNNNNNNNNNNNNNNNNNNNNNNNNNNNNNNNNNNNNNNNNNNNNNNNNNNNNNNNNNNNNNNNNNNNNNNNNNNNNNNNNNNNNNNNNNNNNNNNNNNNNNNNNNNNNNNNNNNNNNNNNNNNNNNNNNNNNNNNNNNNNNNNNNNNNNNNNNNNACCCGAATTTACATACGGTAATGTTCATCTATTACCAAAAACAAGTCATTTATGGATATTATTAGAAGGGCCGTGTAGGTCCAGTCTAGTCTACCTTTCAATCCACAAGGATCAAGATCAGATGAATGCGCATTCTCTTTCTGGCAAGCGAAGTGTACTTCTAACCTCTTAGTAACCAATGATTAGGCGAGGCAGAAATTatttagtttggatttttatgttaaaaaagaAGATAGGATTCCTGATTATTCAGACCTTAATCGAATCATATGTACTGGTCAGTATATTCTTCATGagaattttgatttattgtcaaaaagtcaaagaaataaaTTCACCATTCTACTACATTCGATTTAGCAACTCGAGAATCAACTAATGCTTTGTTCAGGTATCTCGATTACAATCCCTGTAAatgttatttttcatcaaaatagtaTTCTTGCTTATTTCGTTGATCCTCGATATAGAAGAAAGAGTTCAGGAATTATTAAATATGGGACTATAGAAACACATTCAGTTATCAAAAAAGAGGATTTGATTGAGTATCGAAGAGTCAAGGAATTTTGGTCAAAATACCTaatgaaagtaattttttttcattcctGAAGAGGTGCATATCTTGCCTGGATCTTCTTCTATAATAGTACAGAACAACAGTATCAttggggtagatacacaaatcaCCTCAAATCTAAGAAGCTGGGTTGGTGGGCTGGTCCGGGTGGAGAGAAAAAACAAATGAATTGAACTTAAAATCTTTTTTGGAGACATCCATTTTCCTGAAGAGACAGATAAGATATCCATACATACCGGCATTTTGATACCATTAggaacaagaaaagaaattccaaggaatccaaaaaagtgaaaaattgggTCTATGTCCAACGAATTACACctagtaagaatttttttttagttcgACCTGTCGTCACATATGAAATAACAAACGGTATAATTTAATGACCCATTTTCCACTGAATCCATTGCAGGAAAGGGATAATGTGCAACTTCGAATTGTCAATTATATCCTTTATGGAAATGGCAAATCGATTCGAGGAATTTCTGACAGTGGTATTCAATTAGTTCGGACTTGTTTAATATTGAATTGGAGCAAAGACAAAAAAAGTTCTTCTTGAAAATAAGCCCGTGCTTCTTTTGTTGAGATAAGCACAAAtagtttgatttgatattttctaagaatTAACTTAGTGAAATCCCCTATTTCGTATATCAGAAAAAGAAATGATCCATCGGGGTCAGAATTTCTCTCTGATAATGGATCAGATTGTACCAATATCAatcttttttcttccatttattcCTATTACAAGACAAAAATTCGACAATCTCTTAACCAACCTTAAGGAACTATTCATACGTTGTTGAATAGAAATAAGGAATGTCAGTCGTTGATAATTTTGTCAGTAGCTAATTGTTCTTGAATAGGGCCATTCAAGGATGCAAAATATCACTGTGTGATAAAAGAATCTATTTAAAAAGATCCCCTGATTACAATTAGGAATTCATTGGGCCCTTTAGGAATATGCCTTCCAATTGAGAATTTTTATTCATCTTACCATTTAATAACTCATAATCAGATCTTAGTAACTAACTATTTGCAACTTGACAATTTAAACTAGACCTTTGAagtgattaaatttaaatattatttaatggaTGAAAATGGAAAATTTTTCAATCCCGATACATATTGTAACATTATTTTAAATCCATTCAATTTGAATTGGTCATTTCTCCATCACAATTATTATAAAGAGACATCTAAAACAATTAGTCTTGGACAGTTTATATGTGAAAATGTATGTATAGCCAAAAATGGACCGCCCCTTAAATCGGGTcaagttatacttattcaagTTGACTCGATAGTGATATGATCATCTAAGCCTTATTTGGCCACCCTCGGAGCAACCTTTTATGGCCATTATGGGTAAACCCTTTATGAAGGAGATACATTAGTTacatttatatatgaaaaatcaAGATCTAGTGATATAACACAGGGTTTTCCAAAAGTAGAACAGGTGTTAGAAGTGCGTTCGATTGATTCAATATCCATGAATCTATAAAATAGGGTTTAGGGTTGGAACAAACGTATAACAAGAATTCTTGAAATTCCTTAGGGATTCTTGATTGGTGCTGAGCTAACTATAGCGCAAAGCCGAATCTCTTTGGTTAATAAAATCCAATAGGTTTATCGCTCCCATGGGGTGCAGATTTATAATACGCATATAGAAATTATTATACGTCAAATAACATCAAAAGTATTGGTTTCAGAAGATGGACTGCTTAATGTTTTTTCACCCGAAGAATTTATTGGATTGTTTCGAGCAGAACAAATGGGTTGCGCTTTGGAAGATGCAATCTGTTATCGAGTCATCTTATTGGGAATAACAAGAGCATCTCTCAATACTCAAAGTTTCATATCTGAAGCGAGTTTTCAAGAAACTGCTCGAGTTTTAGTAAAAACGGCTCTTCGGGGTCGTATCGATTGGATAAAAGGCTTGAAAGAGAATGTTGCTTTTGGGGATGGGGGAAGGGGGTGATACCCATTGGTACCGGATTCAAGGAATTAGTGCACCCTTTAAAATAACATAACAACATTCCtttggaaacaaaaaaaaagaatctatTTGAGGGGGAGATGAGAGATATTTTGTTCCACCACAGAAAATTATTTGATTCTTGCCTTTCAAAAAAACTTCACGACATATCCGAACTATCATTAATAGGAGTAATGATTCCTAACAACGGATTTATCTCTTTGGTTATCTGTATTTGGGATAGTTATTTGCTTtggtaataaaaagaataatagttTGGGTCGTGTATCTACATCCAATCTATGGTAGAAGAGAAGGTTCCATcgaaataattatttattttagttcagggttcctcatctttttttaaagaataagaaaaatgagGAGGTTGTAGGGAGAAATGACATGAAGATATTGGAACATAAATTTGGAACAGAAGATGGAGGCAGGAGTTCATTTTGGTCATGGTACTAGGAAATGGAATCCTAAAATGGCGCCTTATATCTCTGGAAAAACATAAGGGTATTCATATTACAAATCTTACTAGAATTGCTCATTTTTTATCAGAAGCTTGTGATTTAGTTTTTCACGTAGCAAGTAGGAGAAAACAATTTGATCATCGCATTACAAATGCGATGCTCTAACCTCTGAGATTAGCGGCCCCACATCACAGAAATCTTATATGATAGTAATTGCCTAAACTACTGGAATTGGAATTATTAACTATTCAATATTATCTTGAATATTCTAGATTCTAGAGCATAAGGATTACTGCAGCGATCTAGAATTTCGATTTATCATAATTCTAATAACAATTCTAATACTAATATCATTAAATAGTGATTGCAAATATTgttaatattctttttattttcattttcaatttgaatggtaaatattctttttcattttttttggcatttgaaatctttttttattacagttctatatttgattatatatcatatatatctctcattctatatttatttcaaaattatttaatggAATGATTAGTTATAATTAATGAGACATTTCTCCACTTTCAGGTGAAAGtgaagataaaaaacaagaatCGATCGTTCAAGTATTTCAAATTGAATGGCAAAATGACAGGATCTAATTTCTATAAGAAAGGAATTGATGTATACATAGGGAAAGTCGTGTGCAATGAAAAGTGCAAGCATGACTTGGGAGGGATCTTTacttgtttatttaatttaagttgaatatttattttatttaacaagGAATGTATCTACTCCATCCGACTAGTTCCGGGTTCGAATCCCGGGCAACCCACTATCATATCAAAATTATAGTTCTCTGTAGAGAAGTCCCTATTTTTCCAATCAACTTTATTAAATACTTGAATAGATCCACATACACCTTGGTTTACACAAGTATATAAGTCATGTTAAACTGTTGAATAACAagccttctatttttttttatttgtagaaaACTCGTGTGCTTGGGATTCCTTGATGATTAAATAAACCAAGATTTTACCATGACTGCAATTTTAGAGAGACACAAAAATGAAAGCTTACGGGGTCGCCTCTGTAACTGGACAACTAGAACTGAAAACCGTCTTTACCTTGAATGGTTTGGTGTTTTGATGATCCCTACCTTATTGGCGGCaacttctatatttattattgcCTTCATTGCTGCTCTTCCAGTAATTGATGGTATTCGTGAACCTATTTTAGGGTCTCtactttatgaaaataatattatttcagGTGCCATTATTCCTACTTCTGCAACTATAGGTTTACATTTTTACCCAATCTGGGAAGTGACATCCGTTTATGAGTGGTTATACAATGATGGTCCTTATGAACTAATTGTTCTACACTTCTTACTTGGCGTAGCTTGTTACATGGGTTGTGAGTGGGAGCTTAGTTTCCTTCTGGGTATGCGACCTTGGATTACTGTTGCATATTCAGCTTCTGTTGCAGCTGCTACCGCAATTTTCTTGATCTACCCAATCGGTCAAGGAAGTTTTTCTGATGGTATGCCTCTAGAAATCTCTGGTACTTTCAATTTCATGATTTCCAGGCTAAGCACAACATTCTTATGCACCCATTTCACATGTTAGGCGTAGCTGGTGTATTTGAAGGCTCCCTATTCAGTGCTATGCATGGTTCCTTGGTAACTTCTAGTTTGATCAGGGAAACCACAAAAAATGAATCTGCTAATGAAGGTTACAGATTCGGTCAAGAGAAAGAAACTTACAATATTGTAGCTGCTCATGGTTATTTTGGCCGATTGATCTTCCAATATGCTAGTTTCAACAACTCTCATTCGTTACACTTATTCCTAGCTTCTTGGCCTGTAGTAGGTATCTAGTTTACCTCTTTAGGTATCAGCACTATGGCTTTCAACATAAATGGTTTCAATTTTAACCAATCTGTAGTTGACAGTCAAGGCCGTGTAATTAACACTtgggcatatattattaaccGTGCTAACCTTGGTATGGAAGTTATGCACGAACGTAATGCTCATAACTTTCCTCTAGACTTAGCTGCTATTGAAGCTCTATCTACAAATGGATAAGACTCCAGTCTAGTCTATAGTAGGTTTTGAAAAGAAAGGAGCAATAATCATTTTCTTGTTTTATCAACAGGGTGCTACtgctcctttctttttttctttttattttatttagtattttactaGTATTTTACTTACATATACTTTTTTGTTTAcattatagaaaaagaaaaagaggatatTTACCTGCATTTATTCAGGATTGagtattgtattttcattttgtatgtatttatttaaaattctataaatataaCTTGTTCCTCGTCTTGCTAatgttacaatatcttttttatttcattttgaaaaaattaattttgacttCAGATTTTGATCTTTGATTCATATTCTTatctttgaaataataatatcattcaaataagaaataagagaaatatttgaacttgaatcttttattttataatttaaataatgtaAATATGGAATGTAAGTAG from the Capsicum annuum cultivar UCD-10X-F1 chromosome 9, UCD10Xv1.1, whole genome shotgun sequence genome contains:
- the LOC124887412 gene encoding photosystem II protein D1-like, with translation MTAILERHKNESLRGRLCNWTTRTENRLYLEWFGVLMIPTLLAATSIFIIAFIAALPVIDGIREPILGSLLYENNIISGAIIPTSATIGLHFYPIWEVTSVYEWLYNDGPYELIVLHFLLGVACYMGCEWELSFLLGMRPWITVAYSASVAAATAIFLIYPIGQGSFSDGVAGVFEGSLFSAMHGSLVTSSLIRETTKNESANEGYRFGQEKETYNIVAAHGYFGRLIFQYASFNNSHSLHLFLASWPVVGI